The Paenibacillus sp. FSL R7-0345 DNA segment TTCGCCACCGCAAAGGAATCGATATACCAGCTCTCCCTCCCGTAACGTTTACAGGCCTCTTTCATTGTATCCAGTGTCTTCAGGATATGAAAAATCCGCTTAATGCCAAGCTGAGCAGCCAGCGCTAATCCGCCATTAAACAGATATTGACCAATGCCCGGACCCTTTGCCCCGCTTTTTTTCAACAAAACAGCAGAAACAATTTTTCCATCCATGATTCCTACAAAGCACGCCTTTTACTGATAATAAGATTTTGTATTAGTATAATTAAGTCTAAACAAGTGACCTTTATAGTCCCTGCCCTCTGGCAGGATAAGCGGAAACAACGGATACTCTGAAAATGATTCAGTAAACAAGGTAGCGACTTCGTGCAATTCATTGGATTTGTTTATTAATGAACAGGCATATGCTAATTCTACAGAAACGGGGTTATTTGTGGGAGACAGACGATCGATTAGAACTAAAGCATCCATCAAACAGGCTTTTCTGGCATTACTAAATAATAAGGTCATTTCTAAAATAACGGTCCTGGAGAACTCGGAGCTTGCTGATATCGGCAGAGG contains these protein-coding regions:
- a CDS encoding GNAT family N-acetyltransferase produces the protein MDGKIVSAVLLKKSGAKGPGIGQYLFNGGLALAAQLGIKRIFHILKTLDTMKEACKRYGRESWYIDSFAVAKGFQGKSLGSTLFNAFLFPYIREHGGGRIMLVTHTELNKKFYCKKGLRFLTNLALVQRAIQSLIIVSRRL